In Euphorbia lathyris chromosome 9, ddEupLath1.1, whole genome shotgun sequence, the following are encoded in one genomic region:
- the LOC136206703 gene encoding uncharacterized GPI-anchored protein At5g19250-like, whose product MASLKSQLFLVLLVATFLLASPVYSDDEEEDLLKTLNTHRAYMGLPILSENEEASCVADRIAQTLKKHTCENNFKPFQLNEDTHHILSKCEINVNHTKHSVVLPVCVPDLDVIEVFTNYTKTNFAKYLNNSGYAQAGISSDGDWMVVVLGTNTVDGDFASSGASSLVSFIGFFGTLILGSVWFNLIC is encoded by the exons ATGGCTTCTCTCAAGTCTCAACTCTTTCTTGTCTTGCTTGTTGCAACTTTCTTGCTTGCCTCTCCTGTCTATTCTG ACGATGAAGAGGAAGATCTTCTAAAAACCTTAAACACTCACAGAGCATACATGGGACTTCCAATACTCTCGGAGAATGAAGAAGCATCATGTGTAGCTGACAGAATAGCTCAGACTCTCAAAAAACACACATGTGAAAACAATTTCAAACCATTTCAATTAAATGAAGACACTCATCACATCTTATCCAAATGTGAAATTAACGTTAATCATACCAAACATAGTGTTGTATTACCTGTCTGTGTCCCTGATTTGGACGTAATTGAAGTTTTCACTAATTACACTAAGACCAATTTTGCCAAATACTTAAATAACTCCGGCTATGCTCAGGCCGGAATTAGCAGCGACGGGGATTGGATGGTGGTGGTTTTGGGTACTAACACGGTGGACGGTGACTTTGCTTCTTCGGGGGCTAGTAGTTTGGTGTCTTTTATTGGGTTTTTCGGGACGTTGATTTTGGGTTCTGTttggtttaatttaatttgttaa